In Sphingomonas sp. Leaf357, a single genomic region encodes these proteins:
- a CDS encoding aldo/keto reductase family oxidoreductase — MQTIDQAGSFRLGDRTVKRLGYGAMQLAGPGVFGPPRDRDAALAVLREAVGAGVDHIDTSDFYGPHVTNQIIREALHPYPDDLTIVTKVGAVRGEDGSWNPAQDAASLTAAVHDNLRNLGLDVLDVVNMRFMGGGDGHGPAEGPIEPQLAALAALKDQGLIRNIGLSNVTALQVEKARDVVQIVCVQNQYNLAYRDDDAMIDALAADGIAYVPFFPLGGFSPLQSQTLSDVAASFSATPMQVALAWLLQRSPNILLIPGTSSISHLRENLAAAGLNLPAEAVTALDDIG, encoded by the coding sequence ATGCAGACGATCGATCAGGCGGGCAGCTTTCGCTTAGGCGACCGCACCGTGAAGCGGCTGGGTTATGGTGCCATGCAGCTCGCGGGCCCCGGCGTGTTCGGGCCGCCGCGCGATCGCGATGCGGCGCTTGCCGTGTTGCGCGAGGCGGTTGGCGCCGGGGTCGATCATATCGACACAAGCGACTTCTACGGTCCGCACGTGACAAACCAGATTATTCGCGAGGCACTTCATCCCTACCCTGACGACCTGACGATCGTGACGAAGGTCGGGGCTGTGCGTGGCGAGGACGGTTCCTGGAACCCAGCACAAGACGCCGCGTCGCTAACCGCAGCGGTTCACGATAATTTGCGCAACCTCGGCCTGGACGTACTGGACGTCGTCAATATGCGCTTCATGGGAGGCGGTGACGGGCATGGGCCGGCGGAGGGGCCTATCGAACCTCAACTGGCCGCGCTTGCGGCCCTCAAGGACCAAGGACTGATCCGCAACATTGGGCTAAGCAACGTAACGGCTCTACAAGTCGAGAAGGCGCGTGATGTCGTCCAAATTGTCTGTGTGCAGAACCAATATAATCTTGCGTACCGCGACGATGACGCGATGATCGACGCGCTGGCGGCGGACGGAATCGCATATGTTCCATTCTTCCCGCTCGGCGGCTTCAGCCCGCTGCAGTCGCAGACCCTGTCCGACGTCGCTGCGAGCTTTAGTGCGACGCCGATGCAGGTGGCGCTCGCATGGCTGCTCCAGCGGTCGCCCAATATCCTTCTGATCCCCGGCACGTCTTCGATATCTCATCTTCGGGAGAACCTCGCGGCGGCGGGGTTAAACCTCCCCGCCGAGGCTGTCACCGCTCTGGACGACATCGGATGA
- a CDS encoding GntR family transcriptional regulator: protein MAAHGEAKGNDGGPVTSNEVANWVSDRVKTGRFVPGQRLIEGDIMRATGASRSRVREALQRLEVERLIVIEEFRGASVRTFSDAEMRQLYRVRMALEGLAAHDFADADEPSLKAELQALQDQLDACERASNRAGFSAINDAWHDLIIAGSRNDYIATFVQRLRVPSYRLLFATFHKWDRIEQANADHRAITAAITSGRAEEAERLMRAHIGDALVAIVEEVRLAD, encoded by the coding sequence ATGGCGGCGCACGGCGAGGCGAAGGGGAACGACGGCGGCCCTGTCACCAGTAACGAAGTGGCCAACTGGGTAAGCGATCGCGTGAAGACCGGGCGCTTCGTTCCTGGCCAGCGCCTGATCGAAGGCGACATCATGCGTGCTACCGGCGCGTCGCGCAGCCGTGTCCGAGAGGCGTTGCAACGCCTTGAGGTCGAACGCTTGATCGTGATCGAAGAGTTTCGAGGCGCGTCGGTCCGAACGTTCAGCGATGCAGAAATGCGCCAGCTCTATCGGGTACGGATGGCACTTGAAGGCTTGGCTGCGCACGACTTCGCCGACGCCGATGAACCAAGTCTCAAGGCCGAACTCCAAGCGCTGCAGGATCAGCTCGATGCGTGCGAGCGCGCCAGCAACCGTGCCGGATTTAGCGCAATCAACGACGCGTGGCACGACCTGATCATCGCCGGCTCTCGCAACGACTATATTGCGACGTTCGTTCAGCGGCTACGCGTCCCATCCTATCGGCTTCTGTTCGCGACATTTCACAAATGGGATCGCATCGAACAGGCCAATGCCGATCATCGCGCGATCACCGCGGCGATCACAAGCGGGCGCGCCGAGGAGGCCGAGCGGCTGATGCGCGCGCATATCGGTGACGCGTTGGTCGCGATCGTTGAGGAAGTACGCCTCGCCGACTGA
- a CDS encoding cytochrome P450: MREQDYNPLAHEDFDSPHREFARLRQECPVAHSDAFNGFWMLTRHADIRAVLEDWQEYTTTVRNVVPGSSATRRRPPLHLDPPAQTPYRRAIDRALGPKRVAGIAPVIEGHARRLMQAFVAKGGGDLVELYSSPLPAFAFANWFALDDTQTDLLWHTAKDFVKAWEAFDVTAVERTSQVIYDLAAALIAARRVAPLDAERDPVSSLLAARDEDGGPLDDEMLLGCVRQILVVGLVAPPVFLGSVAVHFARDPALQAQLRADLSLIPAATEEMLRLYTPYRGFARTSRSGVVLHGREIAPGEPIALAYTSANRDAAVFEDPDEFRLGRRNINEHLAFGRGPHRCAGMAMARVILQAGVREMLANTREIALAGEVRMSGMPEVGPVYVPLAVS; encoded by the coding sequence ATGCGCGAACAAGACTACAACCCGCTGGCGCATGAAGATTTCGATTCGCCGCACCGCGAGTTCGCTCGTTTAAGACAGGAATGTCCGGTCGCGCATAGCGATGCGTTCAATGGTTTCTGGATGCTGACGCGTCATGCCGACATCCGCGCGGTGTTGGAGGATTGGCAGGAATATACGACGACGGTTCGCAACGTGGTGCCGGGAAGTTCGGCCACGCGCCGCCGCCCGCCGCTGCATCTCGATCCACCCGCCCAGACGCCCTATCGCCGCGCGATCGATCGCGCTCTGGGACCGAAGCGGGTTGCCGGCATCGCGCCGGTGATCGAGGGACATGCCCGGCGGCTCATGCAGGCGTTCGTGGCGAAGGGCGGCGGAGACTTGGTCGAACTCTATTCCAGCCCGCTGCCGGCGTTCGCCTTTGCCAATTGGTTCGCGCTGGACGACACCCAGACCGATCTGTTGTGGCATACCGCCAAGGATTTCGTGAAGGCGTGGGAAGCGTTCGATGTCACTGCGGTCGAGCGGACCAGCCAAGTGATCTACGATCTTGCCGCCGCGTTGATCGCTGCGCGCCGGGTGGCACCGCTCGACGCCGAACGCGATCCGGTCAGTTCGCTGCTCGCCGCGCGCGACGAGGACGGCGGGCCACTGGACGACGAGATGCTGCTGGGCTGCGTCCGTCAGATCCTTGTCGTCGGGCTGGTCGCGCCGCCGGTGTTCCTGGGCAGCGTCGCGGTGCATTTCGCGCGCGATCCCGCGCTGCAGGCGCAACTGCGCGCCGACTTGTCACTCATCCCCGCCGCGACTGAAGAGATGCTGAGGCTCTACACGCCGTACCGTGGTTTCGCGCGAACCTCGCGCAGCGGCGTCGTGCTGCATGGGCGCGAAATAGCGCCGGGCGAACCGATCGCACTCGCCTATACGTCGGCCAATCGGGACGCGGCGGTGTTCGAGGATCCGGACGAATTTCGCCTCGGCCGCCGCAATATCAACGAACATCTCGCATTCGGCAGGGGGCCGCACCGCTGCGCCGGCATGGCGATGGCGCGCGTCATTCTACAGGCAGGCGTCCGAGAGATGCTGGCCAATACCCGCGAGATCGCTCTGGCAGGCGAAGTGCGGATGAGCGGTATGCCCGAAGTCGGGCCGGTCTACGTGCCGCTCGCCGTCAGCTAA
- a CDS encoding LysR family transcriptional regulator has product MQRIVGKRLPNSTLSVQQRTMIDWDDVRYFLAAARGGSVRAAAKELSVNHATVLRRISQLEERLGARMFEKLPTGYRLTEAGEEVLELAIQMEASSHQLETRVLGRDQSARGALRVTLTPILATHLLMPDFADFARLYPEIEMEILSSGELANLTNREADVAIRVVYDRKTLPLNLHGLKGPEVFGSVYVSRDRLAEWQSGAGESLRWIVIATHGIPDWASEGAVRTAGVPFKVTDAGAEIAAVKEGLGIATLPCFVGDADPQLERVPDTNLHMYGTLWLLTQGETRKTKRVRLFTEFISERIVGYGRRLTGQLPAGGSSA; this is encoded by the coding sequence ATGCAGCGGATCGTCGGGAAAAGGCTTCCGAACTCAACACTGTCGGTGCAACAGCGCACCATGATCGATTGGGATGATGTCCGCTATTTTCTCGCTGCGGCGCGCGGTGGCTCGGTCCGCGCCGCGGCCAAAGAGCTGTCGGTGAACCACGCAACGGTGCTGCGGCGCATTTCTCAACTCGAGGAACGCCTCGGCGCCCGGATGTTCGAAAAGCTACCCACGGGCTATCGCCTGACCGAAGCAGGCGAGGAGGTGCTCGAACTCGCGATCCAGATGGAAGCGTCGTCGCATCAGCTCGAAACGCGCGTCCTCGGGCGCGACCAAAGCGCGCGCGGCGCGCTGCGCGTAACGTTGACGCCAATCCTCGCGACGCACCTGCTGATGCCGGATTTTGCCGACTTCGCTCGCCTCTACCCGGAAATCGAAATGGAGATCCTGTCGTCGGGCGAGTTGGCGAACCTCACCAACCGGGAAGCGGATGTTGCGATCCGCGTCGTCTACGACCGCAAGACGCTGCCGCTCAATTTGCACGGCCTGAAGGGTCCCGAGGTGTTCGGCAGCGTCTACGTGTCGCGCGATCGGCTTGCCGAATGGCAGTCCGGTGCGGGCGAGTCGCTGCGGTGGATCGTCATCGCCACGCACGGCATTCCGGACTGGGCGAGCGAAGGTGCGGTGCGGACCGCGGGGGTGCCGTTTAAGGTCACCGACGCCGGAGCGGAGATCGCGGCCGTCAAAGAAGGTCTCGGTATTGCGACCCTGCCCTGTTTTGTTGGAGATGCGGACCCTCAGCTCGAAAGGGTGCCGGACACCAACCTACACATGTACGGGACGCTCTGGCTTCTGACACAAGGCGAAACGCGGAAAACTAAGCGCGTTCGGCTTTTTACAGAGTTCATATCAGAAAGGATCGTAGGGTATGGGCGGCGTCTCACCGGTCAGTTACCGGCGGGCGGGTCCTCAGCTTAG
- a CDS encoding alpha/beta hydrolase: MRKWIWGGVVIVIVGLGIAAWPYARFAYLWHFYGPSALERMAVNAPTDTVRYGPAPKQYADLRVPPGKGPFPIAVIIHGGCWDVSFGSSGTIAPIADALTRRGIATLNVQYRVVGDPGGGWPGTMRDVGTAIDAVRQLARRYPLDLNRMVVAGHSAGAQLALWSAMRDRLSPGSQIALPDPLMPRAVVAIDGPGALAEFIGQDADACGKPVIVPFMGGTPAQVPQRYRDASPQDHLPLHVPQYLAQAAFADLMQHYIDKARRSGDPVTAYRPANTGHFSIINPTLPQGQGTVAPITDAVRKLPK; this comes from the coding sequence ATGCGGAAGTGGATCTGGGGCGGCGTCGTAATAGTCATCGTCGGGCTCGGCATCGCGGCGTGGCCGTACGCCCGCTTCGCTTATCTTTGGCACTTCTATGGTCCGTCTGCCCTCGAGCGCATGGCGGTGAACGCTCCGACCGATACTGTCCGCTACGGCCCCGCACCGAAGCAATATGCCGATCTGCGCGTGCCGCCCGGCAAAGGACCCTTCCCGATCGCCGTGATCATCCATGGTGGTTGCTGGGACGTCAGCTTCGGCAGTAGCGGGACGATCGCACCCATTGCCGATGCACTGACCAGACGAGGCATTGCCACCTTGAACGTGCAGTACCGCGTTGTCGGCGATCCCGGCGGTGGATGGCCCGGAACAATGCGCGACGTGGGCACTGCAATCGATGCGGTGAGGCAGCTTGCTCGGCGTTACCCGCTCGACCTGAATCGAATGGTGGTGGCCGGGCACTCGGCAGGTGCGCAGCTCGCACTCTGGAGCGCGATGCGCGACCGGCTGTCGCCTGGCAGCCAGATAGCGTTGCCAGATCCGTTGATGCCAAGGGCGGTGGTAGCGATAGACGGGCCGGGCGCGCTGGCCGAATTCATTGGCCAGGATGCGGACGCCTGCGGCAAGCCAGTGATCGTACCCTTCATGGGCGGCACTCCGGCCCAGGTGCCGCAGCGCTACCGTGACGCTTCTCCCCAAGATCACCTACCGCTGCACGTCCCTCAGTACCTCGCTCAGGCAGCGTTCGCCGATCTCATGCAGCATTATATCGATAAGGCACGTCGATCAGGCGATCCGGTCACTGCCTACCGTCCGGCTAATACCGGCCACTTCAGCATCATCAATCCGACCTTGCCGCAGGGCCAAGGAACGGTGGCGCCAATAACAGATGCGGTCCGGAAGCTGCCAAAATAG
- a CDS encoding helix-turn-helix domain-containing protein, which produces MIRTGCTENRTMDADLGDLTSFIAVAKARGFRDAARVSGTSASTLSEAVRRLETRLGVRLLHRMTRSVTPTEAGAELITRLTPAFGEVGAAL; this is translated from the coding sequence ATGATCCGCACGGGTTGTACAGAAAACCGGACGATGGATGCTGATCTCGGAGACTTGACCTCCTTTATTGCGGTGGCGAAAGCGCGCGGCTTTCGTGACGCGGCACGTGTAAGCGGGACGAGCGCATCGACGCTGAGCGAAGCCGTAAGGCGCCTGGAGACGAGGCTCGGCGTGCGCCTGCTTCACCGAATGACCCGCAGCGTTACGCCGACCGAGGCCGGTGCAGAGCTTATCACACGGCTGACGCCAGCGTTTGGCGAAGTCGGCGCGGCGCTCTAA
- a CDS encoding nuclear transport factor 2 family protein, giving the protein MNTADTVKTVKDFFAAIGRGDREALLALVAEDIEWIIPGRDWPLAGSHQGHAGVTDLLETASRSLETSTEPREIIAQGDRVLVLGVATGKVKATNKPFVDEWVFAITVRDGKLTIIREYVDTQALAWAATVDTAAKQSPTEIGAAQRAS; this is encoded by the coding sequence ATGAACACCGCGGACACCGTTAAAACCGTGAAAGACTTTTTCGCCGCGATCGGTCGCGGCGACCGGGAGGCTCTCCTGGCGCTGGTCGCCGAAGACATTGAATGGATCATTCCGGGGCGCGACTGGCCGCTGGCAGGGTCACACCAGGGACATGCTGGCGTGACCGACCTACTCGAGACGGCATCCCGGTCGCTTGAGACATCGACCGAACCGCGTGAGATCATCGCTCAAGGGGACCGTGTTCTCGTGCTCGGCGTCGCCACCGGGAAAGTCAAAGCCACGAACAAGCCGTTCGTCGACGAATGGGTGTTCGCAATCACTGTTCGCGACGGCAAGCTGACCATCATCCGGGAATATGTCGATACGCAGGCATTGGCGTGGGCGGCGACGGTCGACACCGCCGCCAAGCAATCGCCGACCGAGATCGGAGCCGCACAACGCGCGTCATAA
- a CDS encoding MFS transporter, translating into MPESMAGIFEMDRPRMEAAYRRTSRRVVLPLALLIVLSSIDRVNISFAALRMNAELGLDPKAYGFGASLFFVGYLLFQLPSMALLARWGARWWIAGSVIGWGSAATAMAFINTREHFYALRFVLGMFESGFAPGVVWYVSQWLPQEYRGRSIGLTLLAIPTSVVIGGPLCGALMTQDFGLIGGWRLMFLVEGLVTIAAGIAAACWFVDRPDQARWLPDVEREWTKRTIAAERAAVGLRAEPEPLLSVLRRLLPWLCAGLWFVLVTASNVIIFWLPTAIKSFGTHDPLVIGLLSALPWLGIGLGMYFNAHHSDRTGERFRHIGAGALLGAAGLTGAALANSGGPAMLFLMVGGLGIGGAQTVFWTVPTRFFADNPKMIATINLVGNLSGVIAPALIGWIIAKTASVSLPVYLLAALLLAGVGLLVAIRQSEKTDHQRNR; encoded by the coding sequence GTGCCAGAAAGCATGGCGGGTATTTTCGAGATGGATCGACCTAGAATGGAAGCTGCGTATCGCCGAACCTCGCGACGCGTCGTTTTGCCGCTGGCCTTACTGATCGTCCTGAGTTCGATCGACCGGGTCAATATCAGTTTCGCCGCGCTTCGCATGAACGCCGAACTCGGACTTGATCCCAAAGCCTATGGGTTTGGCGCCAGCCTGTTTTTCGTTGGGTATTTGCTGTTTCAATTGCCCAGTATGGCATTGCTCGCGCGCTGGGGTGCGCGCTGGTGGATTGCCGGTAGCGTGATTGGCTGGGGCAGCGCAGCGACGGCGATGGCGTTCATCAATACGCGCGAGCATTTCTACGCGCTGCGGTTCGTGCTCGGCATGTTCGAAAGCGGCTTCGCGCCGGGAGTGGTCTGGTACGTCAGCCAGTGGCTGCCACAGGAATATCGGGGTCGCTCGATCGGGCTGACTCTGCTCGCGATCCCGACGTCGGTGGTCATCGGTGGCCCGCTGTGCGGCGCGCTGATGACGCAGGACTTCGGGCTGATCGGCGGCTGGCGCCTCATGTTTCTAGTCGAAGGGCTGGTGACGATTGCTGCCGGGATCGCCGCTGCCTGCTGGTTCGTCGACCGGCCCGACCAAGCGCGCTGGCTGCCGGATGTCGAGCGCGAATGGACCAAGCGCACTATTGCCGCCGAACGCGCTGCGGTGGGCCTGCGCGCCGAGCCGGAGCCTCTATTGTCGGTACTGCGGCGCCTGCTGCCCTGGCTATGCGCCGGCCTCTGGTTCGTGCTGGTAACGGCATCGAATGTTATCATCTTCTGGCTGCCGACCGCGATCAAATCGTTCGGCACGCACGATCCGCTCGTTATCGGCTTGCTCAGCGCGCTGCCGTGGCTGGGAATCGGATTGGGCATGTATTTCAATGCCCATCATTCCGACCGCACCGGCGAGCGTTTCCGCCACATCGGCGCTGGCGCGCTACTCGGTGCCGCCGGTTTGACTGGTGCCGCACTCGCCAATAGCGGCGGTCCGGCGATGCTGTTTCTGATGGTCGGTGGCTTGGGCATTGGCGGTGCGCAGACGGTATTTTGGACCGTGCCGACCCGTTTCTTCGCCGACAATCCAAAAATGATCGCGACGATCAATCTCGTCGGCAATTTGAGCGGAGTGATCGCGCCGGCTCTGATCGGCTGGATCATCGCCAAGACGGCGAGCGTCTCGCTGCCGGTGTATCTGCTCGCGGCCTTACTGTTGGCTGGAGTCGGGCTGCTCGTTGCCATCCGCCAAAGCGAAAAAACCGATCATCAGCGAAATCGTTGA
- a CDS encoding class I SAM-dependent methyltransferase — protein MYDQDKQCELIQFTTITAGDTVIDVYPGGGDWARIYSDVVGLEGRVYTFVPAEVAHFKNDPVGLMRTLAQEAGRENVHAVSADVVAIADATSAADVVWMHLFYHDLHTSLMQAKGATADAFNRAVFAALKPGGRYVIVDHAAAAGSGSSDTPSMHRIDPALVRAEVEAAGFVLDAESDMFANADDTHAIRVFDPAINGETDRFAYRFIKP, from the coding sequence ATGTACGATCAAGACAAACAATGCGAGCTCATCCAGTTCACCACGATTACGGCGGGCGACACCGTCATCGACGTTTATCCCGGGGGCGGTGACTGGGCCCGCATCTATTCCGACGTCGTAGGGCTAGAAGGGCGGGTGTACACCTTTGTCCCGGCCGAAGTCGCCCACTTCAAGAACGATCCGGTCGGGCTTATGCGAACGCTCGCGCAGGAGGCGGGGCGGGAGAATGTCCACGCCGTCTCGGCCGATGTCGTCGCAATCGCGGACGCGACCTCGGCCGCAGATGTCGTGTGGATGCACTTATTCTATCACGATCTGCACACTTCGCTGATGCAGGCCAAGGGCGCCACGGCCGACGCCTTCAATCGCGCCGTCTTTGCCGCGCTAAAGCCCGGCGGCCGCTACGTCATCGTCGATCACGCCGCCGCAGCCGGGTCAGGCAGCAGCGACACCCCCTCGATGCATCGCATCGACCCGGCGCTGGTCCGCGCGGAAGTCGAAGCAGCCGGCTTCGTGTTGGATGCGGAGAGCGACATGTTTGCCAATGCGGACGATACGCACGCCATCCGGGTGTTCGATCCGGCCATCAACGGCGAGACGGATCGCTTCGCCTACCGGTTCATCAAGCCGTGA